One Echinicola strongylocentroti DNA window includes the following coding sequences:
- a CDS encoding VOC family protein, with product MAAVSTYLNFERDTEAAFLFYRSVFGGEFFGDGFMRMGDVPPQEGMPPLADEDKNLVMHVELKILGVHNLMGTDSPESMGFQLNKGNNVSINLQPDTRKETKRLFDALSEGGKVTMDLQEMFWGDYFGSCFDKFGVQWMVNCGEKPAP from the coding sequence ATGGCAGCAGTAAGCACTTATTTGAATTTTGAAAGAGACACCGAAGCGGCATTTCTCTTTTACAGGTCCGTCTTTGGAGGCGAATTTTTCGGTGATGGCTTTATGCGGATGGGCGATGTACCACCACAAGAAGGCATGCCTCCCCTCGCTGATGAAGACAAAAACCTCGTGATGCACGTGGAGCTAAAAATCCTCGGTGTACATAATCTCATGGGAACGGATTCTCCCGAAAGCATGGGCTTTCAGCTGAACAAGGGAAACAATGTCAGTATCAACCTTCAGCCCGACACGCGAAAGGAAACTAAACGGCTCTTTGACGCCCTCTCAGAAGGAGGAAAAGTGACGATGGATCTCCAAGAAATGTTTTGGGGAGACTACTTCGGAAGCTGCTTTGATAAGTTTGGTGTACAGTGGATGGTTAACTGCGGCGAAAAACCTGCCCCTTAA
- the gndA gene encoding NADP-dependent phosphogluconate dehydrogenase: MIILLMGVSGSGKTTIGRMLSKKAGLPFYDADDFHPKKNVEKMQKGVPLDDRDRAPWLEKLSDEMVKWEGNGGAVLACSALKADYRKVLRRNAVEIHWFFLKGDEELIAERMQQREGHYMPPALLRSQLETLEIPRHATTIAIDQIPEKIVEDIMSNLKNNKAVSSFGIIGMGVMGSSLALNMAEKNVKISVYNRTLKGVEEDVAKKLVEAYPEVKGILPFDKLDEFVESLEQPRKILMMIPAGQIVDQQIARLLTFVDKGDVIIDGGNSFFEDSAKRQQYLQGYGIHFVGMGISGGRAGARKGPSLMPGGSQEGFDLIKPFIEKIAGKDQSGRPCLHYVGPEGAGHFIKMVHNSIEYGEMQVLAEMYAFMRKGLGISIDEMVKTFQKWSKEGADSYLMEATLAILAHEKDGELLLDTIQDVAGQTGTGGWAVSAAAKYGVPYAPLTAAVTARLISTHKDVRVSMAQTYPRQAGEIDQKEILNALKGAYQMARLINHEIGFSLIKKVGNAENWELNLSEIARCWTNGSIIQSSLMEKLSGVFKSSDCLMASAALKETFEKDSKALAEIVGAGLKAGVAMPVMSAAINYFYGMSTGQSAANLVQALRDCFGEHGYRLIDDPSGKVHRNKWMESKAKV; this comes from the coding sequence ATGATTATTTTGTTAATGGGAGTATCCGGAAGTGGAAAAACTACAATTGGCAGGATGCTCAGCAAAAAGGCTGGCCTTCCCTTTTACGATGCCGATGATTTTCATCCGAAAAAGAACGTTGAAAAAATGCAAAAGGGGGTTCCTCTAGATGATAGAGACCGGGCGCCTTGGCTGGAGAAGCTTTCTGATGAGATGGTGAAGTGGGAGGGGAATGGAGGAGCCGTGCTGGCCTGTTCGGCACTGAAAGCCGACTACCGGAAGGTCTTGCGGAGAAATGCGGTGGAGATCCATTGGTTTTTTTTGAAGGGAGATGAAGAGCTGATCGCTGAGCGTATGCAACAACGTGAAGGACACTATATGCCTCCGGCATTGCTCAGGTCTCAGCTCGAGACCTTGGAGATTCCCCGTCATGCGACCACCATTGCTATAGACCAAATACCTGAAAAAATAGTAGAAGACATTATGAGCAACTTAAAAAACAACAAAGCAGTATCCTCCTTTGGTATCATCGGTATGGGTGTCATGGGCAGTAGCCTGGCACTTAATATGGCCGAAAAGAACGTCAAGATCAGCGTGTATAACCGTACCCTCAAAGGTGTGGAGGAAGATGTGGCGAAAAAGCTGGTAGAGGCCTATCCGGAAGTAAAGGGGATTTTGCCTTTTGATAAACTGGATGAATTTGTGGAGTCCTTGGAGCAGCCCCGGAAGATCTTGATGATGATACCTGCAGGGCAGATCGTGGATCAGCAAATAGCACGGCTACTGACGTTTGTGGACAAAGGCGATGTGATCATCGACGGAGGCAATTCCTTCTTTGAGGACAGTGCCAAACGCCAGCAATACCTGCAAGGTTACGGGATTCACTTTGTAGGCATGGGGATTTCCGGTGGTCGGGCTGGGGCCAGAAAAGGACCATCACTCATGCCGGGAGGCAGCCAAGAAGGTTTTGATTTGATCAAGCCGTTTATAGAAAAAATAGCCGGAAAAGACCAGAGCGGTAGGCCTTGCCTGCACTATGTAGGCCCGGAAGGTGCTGGCCATTTTATCAAAATGGTGCACAATAGCATTGAGTACGGGGAGATGCAGGTATTGGCAGAAATGTATGCTTTTATGCGAAAAGGGCTTGGGATATCCATCGATGAAATGGTGAAGACCTTCCAAAAATGGAGCAAGGAAGGCGCTGACAGTTACTTGATGGAGGCTACGTTGGCGATTTTGGCCCATGAGAAAGACGGCGAGTTGCTATTGGATACTATCCAGGATGTGGCCGGTCAGACGGGCACAGGCGGTTGGGCGGTAAGTGCAGCTGCCAAATATGGTGTTCCCTACGCCCCTTTGACAGCAGCTGTCACTGCAAGGCTGATCTCCACCCATAAGGATGTCAGGGTTTCGATGGCACAGACCTATCCTCGTCAAGCAGGAGAAATAGACCAAAAAGAAATACTAAATGCACTAAAAGGAGCCTATCAAATGGCGCGCCTCATAAATCACGAAATAGGGTTTAGCCTGATCAAGAAAGTAGGAAATGCCGAAAACTGGGAGCTGAATTTGAGTGAAATAGCCCGTTGCTGGACGAATGGATCCATCATTCAATCCAGTTTGATGGAAAAGCTGTCCGGTGTGTTTAAGTCTTCCGATTGCCTGATGGCGTCTGCGGCACTGAAAGAGACGTTTGAAAAAGACTCCAAAGCCTTGGCAGAAATAGTCGGTGCAGGGCTCAAAGCCGGAGTCGCCATGCCGGTCATGTCCGCAGCCATTAATTATTTTTATGGAATGAGCACAGGCCAGTCTGCCGCCAATCTCGTACAGGCATTGAGGGATTGCTTTGGTGAGCATGGCTATCGCTTGATCGATGATCCTTCTGGAAAAGTACACCGTAACAAATGGATGGAAAGTAAAGCAAAAGTATAA
- a CDS encoding metallophosphoesterase — MQLFIIGDVHGCYHTFQQLLEHWNPAKERLIQVGDLIDRGNYSVEVLQLAQSLHKKHQGDAVFLRGNHEQMMIDHIENGKIGGSWLFNGGQKTLQQFEAKEIPVDSMLHWLRNTPLKWESPSLLATHAGIGKSALNPYDVHSPDGILWNRKRLKKLPKVQVIGHTPQQNGRASFTTASQHWNIDTGAYRGICLTGLKLQENGNYIEEINIPTDERDVQT, encoded by the coding sequence ATGCAGCTCTTTATCATTGGAGACGTTCATGGATGCTATCACACGTTCCAGCAACTGCTGGAACACTGGAACCCAGCGAAGGAAAGATTGATCCAAGTCGGTGACCTGATCGACCGGGGAAATTATTCAGTGGAAGTCCTCCAGCTGGCGCAAAGTTTACATAAAAAACACCAAGGAGACGCGGTTTTCTTACGGGGAAACCACGAACAAATGATGATTGACCATATCGAAAATGGCAAAATCGGCGGAAGCTGGCTCTTCAACGGCGGACAAAAGACCCTCCAGCAGTTCGAAGCAAAGGAAATACCCGTCGACAGCATGCTCCACTGGCTCAGGAACACCCCACTCAAATGGGAAAGCCCAAGTCTGCTGGCCACACATGCCGGCATTGGCAAAAGTGCCCTAAATCCCTATGACGTCCATAGTCCGGACGGCATTCTTTGGAACAGGAAAAGGCTCAAAAAGCTCCCTAAAGTCCAGGTGATCGGCCACACGCCCCAGCAAAACGGACGCGCCAGCTTTACCACCGCCAGCCAGCATTGGAACATCGATACGGGAGCTTACCGGGGCATCTGCCTGACAGGTCTTAAACTACAGGAAAATGGCAATTATATCGAGGAGATCAACATCCCTACTGATGAACGGGATGTTCAGACGTAA
- a CDS encoding DoxX family membrane protein, with translation MRHKILNVVAILYALLMVNSGLNKFFNYMPMPEDLPEKTMEVMGAFMQIGWLFPLIGIGEVVGGVLFAIPRFRALAAIMLFPIVIGINLHHAMYAPEGMIIALIVLAIDLWAIAENWHKYLPMVKR, from the coding sequence ATGAGACACAAAATCCTAAACGTCGTCGCCATTTTGTATGCACTCCTCATGGTCAATTCCGGCCTGAACAAGTTCTTCAATTACATGCCCATGCCCGAAGATTTGCCTGAAAAAACCATGGAAGTCATGGGTGCATTTATGCAGATAGGCTGGCTATTTCCATTGATCGGTATAGGAGAAGTGGTCGGCGGAGTGCTTTTTGCCATTCCGAGATTCAGGGCACTGGCGGCCATCATGCTCTTCCCGATCGTCATCGGCATCAACTTACACCACGCCATGTATGCCCCAGAAGGAATGATTATCGCGCTTATTGTATTGGCCATAGACCTTTGGGCCATTGCCGAGAACTGGCACAAATACCTCCCAATGGTGAAGCGATAA
- a CDS encoding Ppx/GppA phosphatase family protein, whose protein sequence is MNLAAIDIGTNSIHLVIAEVTKHQTIKVLIDEKEMVKLGVGVFATNRLSKDAYDRGIEVIKRYVQLADQYGVEEIITAATSATREAKNGGEFLGKVAEETGLTPKVISGKEEARLIFLAVRRAIAFGDEKVLVLDIGGGSTEATVGDQEEIFFKKSIKLGVLRLLDMAGGKGTLENSDIGKLEEHINLAAEEVMKKAVEAGFTKVIGTSGTIRTLGEAAHLASKGSSITTVNAEVVSTKELEKLSKKLLEMTPEKREKVPGISANRVDAIHLGSLLLVRLLQMAKAKEITLCDASLREGLILGYLDSMGKKQTVLYPEKDLRFRSVMNLAVKYKSDVEQKKHISSLALALFDQLEPLHELDGYARDLLDFASFIFEVGHFIGYPKYHKHSRYIIEHSRLRGFTNEEITLLGVIVRYHRKSGPRKRHKRYKKLSKKQRKMIQVVAGILRIAIGLDKTKNQWVETLQCEISDAEIHILVVGEENPDLEIWDAMRNCFVLEDALDRKILVTSEHPVHQ, encoded by the coding sequence ATGAATTTAGCAGCTATAGATATCGGGACCAATTCCATTCACTTGGTGATCGCAGAAGTGACAAAGCACCAGACCATCAAAGTACTTATCGATGAGAAAGAGATGGTCAAGCTTGGGGTGGGGGTGTTTGCGACCAACCGGCTTTCCAAAGACGCCTATGACCGAGGTATAGAGGTGATCAAACGGTACGTACAGCTAGCAGATCAATATGGCGTGGAAGAAATCATTACCGCTGCCACGAGTGCCACTCGTGAGGCCAAAAATGGAGGTGAATTTCTCGGTAAGGTGGCGGAAGAAACGGGGTTGACACCCAAGGTGATCTCTGGTAAAGAAGAGGCGAGGCTGATTTTTCTGGCAGTGAGAAGGGCCATTGCTTTTGGGGATGAAAAAGTGCTCGTGCTGGATATAGGTGGTGGATCTACGGAAGCTACCGTCGGTGACCAAGAGGAGATTTTTTTCAAAAAAAGTATCAAACTGGGCGTGCTCAGGCTCTTGGACATGGCCGGAGGCAAAGGGACATTAGAGAACAGCGATATTGGAAAACTGGAAGAACACATTAACCTTGCGGCCGAAGAGGTGATGAAAAAAGCCGTAGAGGCGGGGTTTACCAAGGTGATCGGTACTTCGGGCACGATCAGGACACTGGGAGAAGCGGCTCATCTGGCCAGCAAAGGAAGTTCGATTACCACGGTCAATGCCGAAGTGGTAAGCACCAAAGAACTGGAAAAACTTTCCAAGAAGCTATTGGAAATGACACCCGAAAAGCGTGAAAAAGTCCCCGGAATCAGTGCCAACCGGGTGGACGCCATTCATTTGGGGAGTTTGCTTCTCGTGCGCTTACTTCAGATGGCCAAAGCAAAGGAAATCACCCTCTGCGATGCGTCGTTGCGGGAAGGATTGATTTTGGGCTATTTGGACAGCATGGGCAAGAAACAAACGGTGCTGTACCCCGAAAAGGATTTACGGTTTCGTAGTGTCATGAACTTGGCGGTGAAGTATAAGAGTGATGTGGAGCAGAAAAAGCACATTTCTTCATTGGCCCTCGCTCTTTTTGACCAGCTGGAGCCGTTACATGAGCTGGATGGATATGCCCGTGATTTATTGGATTTTGCCAGCTTTATTTTTGAAGTGGGCCATTTTATCGGTTACCCAAAATACCATAAGCATTCCCGCTATATCATAGAGCACAGTAGGCTGCGGGGATTTACCAATGAAGAGATCACCTTGCTTGGGGTGATCGTTCGTTATCACCGCAAATCAGGCCCACGAAAACGGCACAAGCGATATAAGAAACTCTCCAAAAAACAACGTAAAATGATCCAAGTGGTCGCTGGAATCCTTCGTATTGCCATTGGTCTGGACAAGACCAAAAACCAATGGGTGGAAACACTGCAATGCGAAATCAGTGATGCGGAGATCCATATACTGGTCGTAGGGGAGGAAAATCCCGATCTGGAGATATGGGATGCCATGCGCAACTGTTTTGTGCTGGAAGATGCCTTGGACAGAAAAATCCTAGTTACGTCTGAACATCCCGTTCATCAGTAG
- a CDS encoding aldo/keto reductase: MKYNYVGNTGLMVSELCFGTMTFGGQDAGMWTQIGQLQQKEVNQMLRAVIDAGINFIDTANVYSFGQSEQLLGQGLKDLSIPRDEVVIATKVMGKMSEHPNSAGLSRYHIFNSVEASLQRLQLDFIDILYVHGVDPATSIEEIVRSLNDIVDSGKVRYVAICNWPAWMVAQAQTIAQYNGWHKFIGLQYHYSAATRDIEHELVPMAEAHQLAIFPWSPLSGGFLTGKFTRKGSQSDNARRANFDFPPIDKEKAYDLVDVMAEISKSHGASVAQVALTWVRQQQGITSTIIGAKNQDQLTSNIESTKLTLSNEDLEKINEVSPLPSLYPGWMVERQSEYRKPKK, encoded by the coding sequence ATGAAATATAACTATGTAGGCAACACAGGGCTAATGGTTTCTGAACTTTGCTTCGGCACCATGACATTTGGTGGGCAAGATGCCGGGATGTGGACACAGATCGGCCAGCTGCAGCAAAAAGAGGTAAACCAAATGCTTCGGGCGGTCATCGATGCGGGGATCAACTTCATCGATACCGCCAATGTGTATTCCTTTGGACAATCGGAGCAGCTTTTGGGCCAAGGCCTGAAGGACCTCTCCATCCCCCGTGACGAAGTGGTCATTGCCACCAAAGTAATGGGTAAGATGAGCGAGCACCCCAATAGTGCCGGTCTCTCCCGATATCATATTTTCAACTCCGTCGAAGCGAGCCTTCAGCGCCTTCAGCTGGATTTTATTGACATTCTATATGTTCATGGCGTGGATCCAGCCACCTCTATAGAAGAAATCGTCCGCTCACTGAATGACATCGTCGATAGCGGCAAGGTTCGCTATGTGGCCATCTGCAACTGGCCTGCTTGGATGGTGGCACAGGCGCAGACCATTGCGCAGTATAACGGCTGGCACAAGTTCATTGGCCTCCAATACCATTATTCTGCTGCGACCAGAGACATTGAACACGAACTGGTCCCCATGGCTGAGGCACATCAGCTGGCTATTTTTCCTTGGAGCCCACTGTCCGGAGGGTTTCTTACCGGGAAATTTACCCGCAAAGGCAGCCAATCGGATAATGCCAGAAGGGCAAATTTCGACTTTCCTCCCATCGATAAGGAAAAAGCCTATGACCTGGTGGATGTGATGGCTGAAATCAGCAAATCCCACGGGGCAAGTGTTGCCCAAGTGGCATTAACTTGGGTGCGGCAGCAGCAGGGCATTACCAGTACCATCATCGGGGCAAAAAACCAAGATCAGTTAACATCCAACATCGAATCCACTAAGCTGACTTTGAGCAACGAAGACCTCGAAAAAATCAACGAAGTCAGCCCGCTACCATCTCTCTATCCCGGATGGATGGTCGAGCGCCAAAGTGAATACCGAAAACCTAAAAAATGA
- a CDS encoding alpha/beta fold hydrolase, whose translation MKTLYQTIVLIFCLTTNTIAQTSEAAKSGYAPVNGLKIYYEIHGEGHPLVLVHGSFMTIPANYGQLIPELAKTHKVIALELQGHGRTADIDRPFSYENFADDVAGLLDYLTIEKADFIGYSLGGTITMQTAIAHPEKVGKIIFISSAFKDTGWSSDIQESIANLTVEQFEGTPIQTIYAEVAIDPGNWRDFMSKMIAFEKQPYDLGLSNIKAIPSPILIIKGDYDGVDMTHTMELFGAFGGGGTGMMEPLSPSGLAVIPSTTHITLMEKTEDLLDFIQPFLAVD comes from the coding sequence ATGAAGACCCTATACCAGACAATCGTCCTCATCTTCTGTCTGACCACCAATACCATTGCACAGACCTCCGAAGCAGCAAAATCTGGCTACGCTCCGGTAAATGGTCTAAAGATATACTATGAAATCCATGGCGAAGGCCATCCGCTGGTACTTGTTCATGGGAGCTTTATGACCATTCCTGCCAATTACGGCCAGCTTATTCCTGAACTCGCCAAAACCCACAAAGTCATTGCCCTGGAACTCCAAGGTCATGGACGAACAGCTGACATTGACCGGCCTTTTTCATATGAAAATTTTGCAGACGATGTGGCTGGGCTCTTGGATTATTTAACAATCGAAAAAGCCGATTTTATCGGATATAGCCTTGGAGGGACTATCACCATGCAGACCGCCATCGCCCATCCCGAAAAAGTAGGAAAGATCATTTTCATCTCCTCTGCCTTCAAGGACACCGGATGGTCCTCGGATATCCAAGAGTCCATCGCTAATTTGACAGTGGAGCAGTTTGAGGGGACTCCCATCCAGACGATATACGCGGAAGTAGCCATAGATCCGGGCAACTGGCGTGACTTTATGTCCAAGATGATCGCCTTCGAAAAGCAGCCCTATGATCTTGGACTATCAAACATCAAAGCAATCCCAAGCCCGATTTTGATAATAAAAGGCGATTATGACGGTGTGGACATGACACACACCATGGAGCTATTTGGGGCTTTTGGAGGGGGAGGCACTGGAATGATGGAACCCTTGTCACCGTCTGGCCTAGCGGTCATCCCCAGCACAACGCATATCACACTAATGGAAAAAACGGAAGACCTCCTTGACTTCATCCAACCTTTCTTAGCTGTAGATTAA
- a CDS encoding SusC/RagA family TonB-linked outer membrane protein encodes MISKLRFSKVIYASASLALWAGMCAVPHGVTAKGFEKELAVKSSDVFSDLVPVRKVISGTVKDDEGAPLPGATIRVKGTTNGTVTDFDGKFSIEVEEGAVLQVSFVGFVAQEVPVNGQSTFTIQLEADATQLDEMVVVGYGTQKRSDITGAIGSVKEGEFNKGVISNPVDLLQGKMAGVNISSTSGEPGAAQNVIIRGVGSLRSGTQPLYVLDGFLLDNADTGIASNPLNFLNPNDIESIDVLKDASATALYGSRASNGVVVITTKKGKSGATQINLSASTAWSSMANKIDVFGADQFREQVVAVGGDLEDYGGNTDWQDELTQVGLSKNINFSMSGASSSKFSYFASVGYQDQEGILKNSELERFSGKLNMNQKAFDGRMNVDYNLTASHTTNLRPSIGSTISDMLSLNPTVPTYTDGEPTLLKTNALNPLKRYELYSDDAANNRILATISPSFEIIDGLTYKLNLGVDYSSTNRYQQYRPYTAVINESNISDGTLDEGISENTNKLVENTLTYNWHNYKHNLTFLAGHSFQTFLDEYRLTSARGFADNNIEPRYQDHNSTDEYPTTVSSSAVKNELQSFFARVNYTFDEKYLFTGTFRADGSSKFGENNRYGYFPSVALGWNITKEDFMKDSFFDNLKLRASWGQTGNQEIPSKITKASYSEDRLSEGSSSWNTYPIDTDATSLEGYPYGIVFTRLANPDLQWEVSTQIDFGIDFAFFDHSLTGTLDYFNKVSSNILLEVVPADPVEPTPTYWDNIENMKIHNSGIELALDYASLKRGDFSYSIGGNVTFIKNEVKDSPYSVLTTGAAQGAGQTGATINGYINGEPIGAFYMLQFDGITEDGVNRFKDTNGDGEVLDNDRTVVGSAIPKAIYGAHMNFNYKSFDLGLNFNGSAGSKVYNHTTMSIFTKAQLARSNNTTDFATQYPEESFNNSNTVSTRFLEDGSYFRLNNATLGYNLDAERIGLGDAFQNIRISVTGQNLFVITDYSGFDPEVNTGSTSGGIQTFGIDRFTYPRARTYSINLNLAF; translated from the coding sequence ATGATTTCAAAATTACGATTTTCTAAAGTCATTTATGCCTCGGCATCCTTGGCTTTATGGGCAGGCATGTGTGCTGTCCCCCATGGCGTAACCGCCAAGGGTTTTGAAAAAGAGCTTGCTGTAAAGAGTAGCGACGTGTTTTCGGATTTAGTGCCAGTGAGAAAGGTGATCTCAGGTACTGTCAAAGACGACGAAGGTGCACCGCTACCGGGTGCTACCATTCGTGTCAAAGGAACCACCAATGGTACCGTGACTGATTTTGATGGCAAGTTTTCCATCGAAGTAGAAGAAGGTGCAGTGCTTCAGGTTTCCTTTGTAGGGTTTGTAGCGCAGGAGGTTCCTGTAAATGGCCAATCCACGTTTACCATCCAGCTGGAGGCGGATGCCACTCAACTGGACGAAATGGTCGTCGTAGGCTATGGTACCCAAAAGCGCTCGGATATTACCGGCGCCATAGGATCCGTTAAAGAAGGAGAATTTAATAAAGGTGTGATCTCTAATCCAGTAGATCTCCTGCAAGGTAAAATGGCCGGGGTAAATATCTCCTCTACCAGTGGTGAGCCAGGTGCTGCCCAAAACGTCATTATCAGGGGGGTCGGTAGCTTACGCTCTGGTACACAGCCATTGTATGTGCTGGATGGCTTCCTGCTCGACAATGCGGATACTGGGATTGCTTCTAATCCACTTAACTTCCTGAATCCAAATGATATCGAAAGTATCGATGTCCTGAAGGATGCCAGTGCCACGGCACTTTATGGTTCGAGAGCTTCCAATGGTGTGGTGGTCATCACTACCAAAAAAGGAAAATCTGGAGCAACGCAAATTAATCTATCCGCTTCTACTGCCTGGTCTTCCATGGCCAATAAAATAGATGTGTTTGGCGCTGATCAGTTTCGTGAGCAGGTAGTTGCTGTTGGGGGTGACCTTGAAGATTATGGTGGGAATACCGATTGGCAGGATGAATTGACCCAAGTAGGTCTCTCGAAAAACATCAACTTTTCGATGAGTGGTGCCAGCTCCAGTAAATTTTCCTACTTCGCTTCAGTGGGATACCAAGATCAGGAAGGTATCCTAAAGAACAGTGAATTGGAGCGTTTTTCTGGTAAGCTGAACATGAACCAGAAAGCCTTTGACGGCAGGATGAACGTAGATTATAACTTGACCGCTTCTCATACCACAAACCTACGGCCTAGCATTGGGTCTACCATCAGCGATATGTTGAGCCTGAACCCAACGGTGCCAACTTATACAGATGGTGAGCCTACTTTGCTCAAAACTAATGCACTGAACCCGCTGAAACGATACGAGCTGTACAGTGATGATGCGGCAAATAACCGGATCTTGGCGACGATCTCCCCTTCTTTTGAGATTATTGATGGCTTGACATACAAGCTGAATTTGGGGGTGGATTATTCCAGTACCAATCGTTATCAGCAGTACCGTCCGTATACGGCGGTCATTAATGAGTCCAATATCTCCGATGGTACATTGGATGAGGGAATCAGCGAAAACACCAACAAGCTAGTAGAGAATACATTGACTTATAACTGGCATAACTATAAGCATAACCTGACTTTTTTGGCAGGACATTCCTTCCAGACCTTTTTGGATGAGTACAGGTTGACATCAGCTAGGGGATTTGCCGATAATAATATCGAGCCAAGGTACCAAGACCATAACAGTACCGACGAATATCCAACCACGGTAAGCTCTTCCGCCGTTAAGAATGAGCTGCAATCCTTCTTTGCGAGGGTCAATTATACCTTTGACGAGAAGTATTTGTTTACTGGTACTTTCCGGGCTGATGGTTCTTCCAAATTTGGGGAGAACAACAGATACGGTTACTTCCCTTCCGTTGCATTGGGCTGGAACATTACCAAGGAAGATTTTATGAAAGATTCCTTTTTTGATAACCTTAAGCTACGAGCCAGCTGGGGACAAACCGGTAACCAGGAAATTCCTTCCAAAATCACCAAGGCAAGTTATTCAGAAGATAGGTTATCAGAAGGATCGAGCAGTTGGAATACTTACCCTATTGATACCGATGCCACATCATTGGAAGGTTATCCCTATGGTATCGTCTTTACCAGATTGGCCAATCCTGACCTGCAGTGGGAGGTATCCACCCAGATCGATTTCGGGATTGATTTTGCCTTCTTTGACCACAGCTTGACGGGTACCTTGGACTACTTTAACAAAGTGTCGTCAAATATCTTACTGGAAGTCGTTCCTGCCGATCCAGTAGAGCCTACACCTACTTATTGGGACAATATCGAGAATATGAAAATCCACAACAGCGGGATTGAGCTGGCCTTGGATTATGCAAGTTTAAAACGCGGAGACTTCTCTTATTCGATCGGTGGTAATGTTACTTTCATCAAGAATGAGGTAAAAGATTCCCCTTATTCGGTATTGACTACAGGAGCTGCACAAGGTGCCGGACAGACAGGTGCCACCATCAACGGCTATATCAACGGTGAGCCTATTGGTGCATTTTATATGCTGCAGTTTGACGGCATTACAGAAGATGGTGTCAATAGATTTAAGGATACCAATGGTGATGGTGAAGTACTGGACAATGACCGTACCGTGGTCGGAAGCGCTATCCCTAAAGCGATCTATGGTGCACACATGAACTTCAACTACAAGTCTTTTGACTTAGGCCTAAACTTCAATGGTTCGGCAGGAAGCAAGGTGTATAACCATACCACCATGTCCATCTTTACCAAAGCCCAGTTGGCCAGGTCCAATAACACGACGGATTTTGCGACACAGTATCCGGAAGAGTCTTTTAACAATTCCAACACGGTATCCACGCGCTTTTTGGAAGATGGGTCTTACTTCAGGCTGAACAATGCCACCTTGGGCTACAATTTGGACGCTGAAAGGATTGGATTGGGAGATGCCTTCCAGAACATCCGCATTTCCGTAACGGGTCAAAACCTGTTCGTGATCACGGATTATAGTGGGTTTGATCCAGAAGTGAACACCGGCTCCACGTCCGGAGGTATTCAGACTTTCGGGATCGACAGGTTTACTTATCCGAGAGCAAGGACTTATTCGATCAACCTGAATTTGGCTTTTTAA